In one window of Rhodopseudomonas palustris HaA2 DNA:
- a CDS encoding aldehyde dehydrogenase family protein, whose product MQADKDGRFVVYNPWTAQEAFTTPGTSEQRVDEIAREAKAAFYQHLKTPGHVRAEWIHGAAAALERARSEIVEAMIAHIGKPRKTAEMEVRRSVAFIAACAQHLHALGGHLLPLDMVPAGVGSVGFARRMPYGVVAAVTPFNAPSNLLVQKLAPALATGNAVVIKPSLEGTRIAEMIARAFVTGGVPEGLVWVVPGDRAEALGLAGHRDVDLVTLTGGTAAGDALARAAGAKRFLGELGGNSPNIVAADADIEDAVKRIVPSSFEASGQQCISTQRIIVEAPVFDRFLALFVEETKRLKVGDPAAADTDLGPVVSRVSAERIAAMIEDARALGARVISCGEIRDCVIPPTIVVEPPAAARLIREEVFGPVVVVLRAADVDDAIRIANDCEFGLQGSCFTASLSTALRVADEVRVGSLWINEASRFRLDNYPFGGMGRSGVGREGLPYALEEYTQLKFTGMRGV is encoded by the coding sequence ATGCAGGCTGACAAGGACGGTCGTTTCGTCGTTTACAATCCCTGGACGGCCCAGGAAGCCTTTACGACGCCGGGCACCAGCGAGCAGCGTGTCGATGAGATCGCGCGCGAAGCGAAGGCCGCGTTCTATCAGCATCTCAAGACGCCGGGACACGTTCGGGCGGAATGGATCCATGGCGCCGCCGCCGCGCTGGAACGGGCGCGGAGCGAGATCGTCGAGGCGATGATCGCGCATATCGGCAAGCCGCGCAAAACTGCCGAGATGGAGGTCAGGCGCAGCGTCGCTTTCATCGCGGCCTGCGCACAGCATCTGCATGCGCTGGGCGGACATTTGCTGCCTCTGGACATGGTGCCGGCGGGTGTCGGCTCTGTCGGATTTGCGCGGCGGATGCCGTATGGTGTCGTCGCTGCGGTCACCCCGTTCAATGCACCGTCCAACCTGCTGGTGCAGAAATTGGCGCCGGCGCTCGCCACCGGCAACGCCGTCGTGATCAAGCCGTCTCTCGAGGGCACGCGGATCGCAGAGATGATTGCACGGGCCTTCGTCACGGGCGGCGTTCCCGAGGGGCTGGTGTGGGTGGTTCCTGGCGATCGCGCAGAGGCGCTGGGCTTGGCTGGGCACCGCGACGTCGATCTTGTAACCCTAACCGGAGGCACTGCGGCCGGCGACGCACTGGCGCGGGCTGCCGGCGCAAAGCGATTTCTCGGCGAACTCGGCGGCAATTCGCCGAACATCGTTGCGGCGGACGCAGACATCGAGGACGCGGTGAAACGCATCGTGCCGTCGTCGTTCGAAGCGAGTGGCCAGCAATGCATTTCAACGCAAAGGATCATTGTTGAAGCGCCGGTGTTCGATCGGTTCCTTGCTCTCTTCGTCGAGGAAACGAAGCGTCTCAAGGTCGGCGATCCGGCCGCGGCGGATACCGACCTCGGTCCCGTGGTGTCGCGAGTCTCTGCCGAGCGGATTGCGGCGATGATCGAAGACGCGCGCGCCCTCGGCGCCCGCGTGATCAGCTGCGGCGAAATCCGGGATTGCGTGATCCCGCCGACCATCGTGGTCGAGCCGCCGGCGGCGGCGCGGCTCATCCGCGAGGAGGTGTTCGGACCTGTCGTCGTGGTGCTCCGCGCCGCCGATGTCGACGATGCCATCCGCATCGCCAATGATTGCGAATTCGGCTTGCAAGGCTCGTGTTTCACCGCGAGCCTGTCGACCGCGTTGCGGGTCGCGGACGAGGTGCGTGTCGGATCGCTGTGGATCAACGAGGCCAGCCGGTTCCGGCTCGACAACTATCCGTTCGGTGGCATGGGCCGCTCGGGCGTCGGCCGCGAAGGGTTACCTTATGCGCTGGAGGAGTACACCCAGCTCAAGTTCACCGGAATGCGCGGGGTATAG
- a CDS encoding amidohydrolase family protein: MQNETPVIAIEEHYWDPEMVARFPAGENASPFSTLLTELGDVRLRAMDEAGIDVQVLSHGAPAAQKLPPDVAPELTRRVNDRLAEACARFPNRFAAFAALPTPAPEAAARELERCVRDLGFKGAMIHGLTNGLFIDDKRFWPIFEVAEKLDVPIYLHPSVPHADVTRYYYDDYAREFPTVIRPAWGFTVETATQAIRLILSRALESYPRLQIILGHLGETLPFLLWRINQALARPGQTPLDFRKQFCDHFHVTTSGFFSTPALICTMLELGIDRIMFAVDYPYVVNRDGTDWVQQLQISPDDKRKLVGGNARRLLKL; the protein is encoded by the coding sequence ATGCAGAACGAGACGCCCGTGATCGCGATCGAGGAACATTATTGGGACCCGGAGATGGTCGCTCGTTTTCCCGCCGGGGAGAACGCTTCGCCTTTCTCGACGCTGCTGACAGAACTCGGCGACGTCCGGCTGCGCGCGATGGACGAGGCCGGGATCGACGTGCAGGTGCTGTCGCACGGCGCACCCGCCGCGCAGAAATTGCCGCCGGATGTCGCTCCCGAGCTGACGCGGCGCGTCAACGATCGGCTTGCCGAAGCCTGCGCGCGTTTTCCAAACCGGTTCGCCGCCTTTGCCGCCCTCCCGACGCCGGCGCCCGAAGCCGCGGCGCGCGAGTTGGAACGCTGCGTCCGCGACCTCGGCTTCAAGGGCGCGATGATTCACGGCCTGACCAACGGCCTATTCATCGACGACAAGCGATTCTGGCCGATATTCGAGGTCGCCGAAAAGCTCGACGTGCCGATTTATCTGCATCCGTCGGTCCCCCACGCGGACGTCACGCGATACTATTACGACGACTACGCGCGCGAATTTCCGACCGTGATCCGGCCGGCCTGGGGCTTCACCGTCGAAACCGCGACCCAGGCGATCCGGCTGATCCTGAGCCGCGCGCTGGAAAGCTATCCGCGGCTGCAGATCATCCTCGGCCATCTCGGCGAGACCCTGCCCTTCCTGCTGTGGCGGATCAACCAGGCCCTGGCGCGGCCGGGTCAGACGCCACTCGACTTCCGCAAGCAATTTTGCGATCACTTCCACGTCACGACCAGCGGCTTCTTCTCCACGCCGGCGCTGATCTGCACGATGCTGGAGCTCGGTATCGATCGCATCATGTTCGCGGTCGACTACCCCTATGTGGTGAACCGCGACGGCACCGACTGGGTCCAGCAGTTGCAGATCTCACCGGACGACAAACGCAAGCTGGTCGGCGGCAACGCCCGCCGTCTGCTCAAGCTCTAG
- a CDS encoding FAD binding domain-containing protein, whose amino-acid sequence MRHTRECRDGRTRVRTSLACVTITIGAIMKPPAFDYASPSSIAEAVDLLGSRNGNAKVLAGGQSLMPMLAFRLAAPELLVDLKQLKGLDRIDIGADGVRLGAKVRWRDIEADQRLATAHPLLCEAIKHVAHYQIRNRGTVGGSLAHADPSAEMPGVAITCDAELTIVGRAGTRVAKAADFFLGALETSLAPDEILTEVRLPPWPAARRWGFLEFARRKGDFAMAGIALHYDLDNDGRIVDAHVGAIGVADRPLRLPTVERVLNGGVLDEALIAAASTALRQSIDPPTDIHAPGAYRASLAATLLARALAKSAA is encoded by the coding sequence ATGAGACACACTCGCGAATGCCGGGATGGTCGGACACGTGTTCGCACGTCTCTAGCGTGCGTGACAATCACCATCGGAGCCATCATGAAGCCACCGGCCTTCGACTATGCCTCTCCCAGTTCGATCGCCGAAGCCGTCGACCTGCTCGGTTCCCGCAACGGCAACGCAAAGGTGCTGGCGGGCGGCCAGAGCCTGATGCCGATGCTGGCCTTTCGACTGGCTGCGCCGGAACTGCTGGTCGATCTGAAGCAGCTGAAGGGCCTCGACCGGATCGATATCGGCGCCGACGGCGTTCGTCTCGGCGCCAAGGTGCGGTGGCGTGACATCGAGGCGGATCAGCGGCTGGCCACGGCGCATCCGCTGTTGTGCGAGGCGATCAAGCACGTCGCGCATTATCAGATCCGCAACCGCGGAACGGTCGGCGGCTCGTTGGCGCATGCCGATCCGTCCGCCGAAATGCCCGGCGTCGCCATCACCTGCGACGCGGAGCTGACGATCGTGGGCCGCGCCGGAACACGCGTCGCCAAGGCCGCGGACTTTTTCCTCGGTGCGCTCGAGACCAGCCTCGCGCCGGATGAGATCCTCACCGAGGTTCGGTTGCCGCCGTGGCCCGCGGCGCGGCGCTGGGGCTTCCTCGAATTCGCCCGTCGTAAGGGCGATTTCGCGATGGCGGGCATCGCGCTGCACTACGATTTGGACAACGACGGTCGCATCGTCGACGCGCATGTCGGCGCGATCGGGGTGGCCGATCGGCCGCTCCGATTGCCGACGGTCGAGCGCGTGCTCAACGGCGGCGTGCTGGACGAGGCGCTGATTGCGGCCGCTTCGACTGCGCTCCGCCAATCGATCGATCCGCCGACCGACATCCACGCGCCGGGCGCCTATCGTGCCTCGCTCGCAGCGACGCTGCTGGCGCGGGCGCTCGCCAAGTCCGCCGCCTAA
- a CDS encoding cupin domain-containing protein yields MATARHARPKELEGVSIDEIIERYVARYADRRADWAAFEDAKIEGYKRAQHRFIGAGGSGKYNDSTVIPAGNFTLSIMFVPPGQGNAPHTHEAEEVFFVLQGHLDVFVEDESGRRITRRLGPWECISCPAGVIHGYQNDSLEPVYFQVMIGRGKPETMGYADDELYKRRDAHLKA; encoded by the coding sequence ATGGCCACGGCGAGACACGCACGCCCGAAGGAGCTCGAAGGCGTCTCGATCGACGAAATCATCGAACGTTACGTCGCGCGCTACGCAGATCGCAGGGCCGACTGGGCAGCCTTCGAAGACGCCAAGATCGAAGGCTACAAGCGCGCCCAGCACCGCTTCATCGGCGCCGGCGGCTCCGGCAAGTACAACGACTCCACCGTGATCCCGGCCGGCAACTTCACGCTGTCGATCATGTTCGTGCCGCCCGGCCAGGGCAACGCACCCCACACCCACGAGGCCGAAGAGGTGTTCTTCGTGCTGCAGGGCCATCTCGACGTGTTCGTCGAGGACGAGAGCGGCCGCCGCATCACTCGTCGCCTCGGACCGTGGGAGTGCATCTCTTGCCCCGCGGGCGTGATCCACGGCTATCAGAACGACAGCCTGGAGCCGGTGTACTTCCAGGTGATGATCGGCCGCGGCAAGCCGGAAACGATGGGCTACGCCGACGACGAGCTGTACAAGCGCCGCGACGCGCATCTCAAGGCCTGA
- a CDS encoding ABC transporter substrate-binding protein: MTRRDWLKTGAATMAVVSFPAIVRAQSLKSLRAVSLQTDWIYGGPNAGFLVAKEKGYFADEGLDVSINQGKGSGNTAQIVASKAAQFGFADGYVVGNTVSKGAKLKMVAGIYRRNPCAVLVLEGSDVREPKDLVGKTVGITTGSAQFQQFPAFLKSSGVDPASVRVVNVDGAGAGPALINGQVAAIAGFAQGYIPSIEIRGKKNVRPFWYSDAGVVCMSNGLIVHDDMLSEPNVIRGMVLASVKGFLYGRAHPDELTQVVKKYLESTDPAITLREAQLSWSTWVTPTSANKPLGWMPPEDWASTVAVLKANAGVTTALEPAALYTNDFVPTGREFVPPQSV, from the coding sequence ATGACACGGCGCGATTGGCTGAAGACCGGGGCCGCGACCATGGCCGTCGTGTCGTTTCCGGCGATCGTGCGGGCGCAATCGCTGAAGTCTCTGCGTGCGGTCTCTCTGCAGACCGACTGGATCTACGGCGGACCGAACGCCGGCTTCCTGGTCGCGAAGGAGAAGGGCTACTTCGCCGATGAAGGCCTCGACGTCTCCATCAACCAGGGCAAGGGCTCCGGCAACACCGCGCAGATCGTCGCGTCGAAGGCTGCGCAGTTCGGCTTCGCCGACGGCTACGTCGTCGGCAACACGGTGTCGAAGGGCGCCAAGCTGAAGATGGTCGCCGGGATCTATCGGCGGAACCCATGCGCCGTGCTCGTGCTCGAGGGCTCGGATGTCAGGGAGCCGAAGGATCTGGTCGGCAAGACCGTCGGCATCACCACCGGCTCGGCGCAGTTCCAGCAATTTCCGGCGTTCCTCAAGAGTTCGGGGGTCGATCCCGCGTCGGTCCGCGTCGTCAATGTCGACGGCGCCGGCGCCGGCCCGGCGCTGATCAACGGCCAGGTCGCGGCGATCGCCGGCTTCGCCCAAGGCTACATCCCGTCGATCGAGATCCGCGGCAAGAAGAACGTGCGGCCTTTCTGGTACTCCGACGCCGGGGTGGTCTGCATGAGCAACGGCCTGATCGTGCACGACGACATGCTGTCCGAGCCGAATGTCATACGCGGCATGGTGCTGGCCAGCGTGAAGGGGTTCCTCTACGGCCGCGCCCATCCCGACGAACTGACGCAGGTCGTGAAGAAGTATCTCGAGTCGACCGACCCGGCGATCACCTTGCGCGAGGCGCAGCTGTCGTGGAGCACCTGGGTCACCCCGACGTCGGCCAACAAGCCGCTCGGCTGGATGCCGCCCGAGGATTGGGCCTCGACCGTGGCGGTGCTGAAGGCGAATGCCGGAGTCACCACAGCGCTCGAGCCGGCGGCGCTCTACACCAACGATTTCGTGCCCACGGGCCGGGAGTTCGTCCCGCCGCAGAGCGTGTGA
- a CDS encoding alpha/beta hydrolase, protein MQDVAPPDIPAELRALMAEIGPKWATNTKGHIQLMIDEFSELLKHSPKQGVDVEPNITYGPHERQAFDVYRPHSPSQTPRPGLIFVHGGAFTEGRRDRSSEIYANVLYYFARHGIVGINAGYRLAPEARYPGATRDIAKIVAWMRANATDLGVDPERIFLMGHSAGGAHVGSYAFDRRHQADGGHGLAGVLIISGRVRADSHAHNPNALRVAEYYGSDAAVHEDVSPVNHVDATSPPTFIACAEFENPLIDVYCFELAYRLAAAKRKAPPFMWLKGHNHTSIIGQFNTAEDALGRACLDFIRSTS, encoded by the coding sequence ATGCAGGACGTAGCGCCTCCGGACATCCCGGCTGAACTCCGCGCGCTGATGGCGGAGATCGGCCCGAAATGGGCGACCAACACCAAAGGCCACATCCAGCTGATGATCGACGAGTTCAGCGAGTTGCTGAAGCACTCGCCGAAGCAAGGCGTCGACGTCGAGCCCAACATCACCTATGGCCCGCACGAGCGCCAGGCCTTCGACGTCTATCGGCCGCATTCACCATCCCAGACGCCGCGGCCGGGGCTGATCTTCGTTCACGGCGGCGCGTTCACCGAAGGACGACGCGATCGCAGCAGCGAAATCTACGCCAACGTCCTGTATTACTTCGCGCGGCACGGCATCGTCGGCATCAATGCCGGCTACCGCCTGGCGCCCGAGGCGCGCTATCCCGGGGCGACGCGCGACATCGCCAAAATCGTGGCCTGGATGCGCGCCAACGCAACGGATCTTGGAGTCGACCCGGAACGGATTTTCCTGATGGGTCATTCGGCCGGCGGGGCACATGTCGGCAGCTACGCGTTCGACCGCCGGCACCAGGCCGATGGCGGTCACGGGCTTGCCGGCGTGCTGATCATCAGCGGCCGCGTACGCGCCGATAGCCACGCCCACAACCCCAACGCGCTCCGAGTCGCCGAATATTACGGGAGCGATGCCGCGGTCCACGAGGACGTCTCGCCGGTCAACCACGTCGACGCAACGAGCCCGCCGACCTTCATCGCCTGCGCGGAATTCGAAAACCCGCTGATCGACGTGTATTGCTTCGAGCTGGCCTATCGGCTCGCCGCGGCGAAGCGAAAGGCGCCGCCCTTCATGTGGCTCAAGGGCCACAACCACACCTCGATCATCGGCCAGTTCAACACCGCCGAAGACGCGCTCGGCCGCGCGTGCCTCGATTTCATCCGGTCTACGAGCTGA
- a CDS encoding FAD binding domain-containing protein, translating to MKMPPFDYACPATLDEAVRLLAANDGAKVLSGGQSLLPLLAFRMAYPPLLVDIQKLPGLETIDVTANGLRVGARVRWCQIEQDARLATAHPLFQAMIDHVAHYQIRNRGTVGGSLAHADPSAEMPGVALVCDCEIVAIGQAGTRVIEAADFFVAALETALASDEIITEVRFPRWQPGRRWAFHEFARRKGDFAMAGVAVFFDLDGDGRIVDPHVGVIGAGETPLRLTAVEQLLAGCKLDDGLIARAKTLASDSVAPSSDIHASGDYRKSLVGTLTARALRDAGARKGELR from the coding sequence ATGAAGATGCCGCCGTTCGACTATGCGTGCCCGGCGACGCTGGACGAGGCGGTGCGGCTGCTCGCCGCCAACGACGGCGCCAAGGTGCTGTCCGGCGGCCAGAGCCTGCTGCCGCTGCTGGCGTTCCGGATGGCGTATCCGCCGCTCTTGGTCGACATCCAGAAGTTGCCTGGCCTTGAAACCATCGACGTGACGGCCAATGGCCTGCGCGTCGGGGCGCGCGTTCGCTGGTGCCAGATCGAACAGGATGCGCGGCTCGCGACCGCGCATCCGCTGTTCCAGGCGATGATCGATCACGTCGCGCACTACCAGATCCGCAACCGCGGCACCGTCGGCGGCAGTCTGGCGCATGCCGATCCCTCCGCCGAGATGCCCGGCGTGGCGCTGGTCTGCGATTGCGAGATCGTCGCGATCGGACAGGCCGGCACGCGCGTGATCGAGGCCGCCGACTTCTTCGTCGCGGCGCTGGAGACGGCGCTCGCGTCGGACGAGATCATCACCGAGGTCCGGTTCCCGCGGTGGCAGCCGGGGCGACGCTGGGCGTTTCATGAATTTGCCCGGCGCAAGGGCGATTTCGCCATGGCCGGCGTTGCGGTGTTCTTCGATCTCGACGGCGACGGCCGGATCGTCGATCCGCATGTCGGGGTGATCGGCGCCGGCGAAACGCCGCTGCGGCTCACCGCTGTGGAACAGCTACTTGCTGGCTGCAAGCTCGACGATGGCCTGATCGCGCGCGCGAAAACGCTGGCGTCGGATTCGGTGGCGCCGTCGTCCGACATCCATGCGTCCGGCGACTATCGCAAATCCCTGGTCGGGACGCTGACTGCGCGTGCGCTGCGCGACGCCGGCGCGCGTAAAGGAGAGCTTCGTTGA
- a CDS encoding aspartate dehydrogenase, which translates to MKIAVIGYGAIGRFLIEQLDAVPDFEIAAVYSVPAPPDRAERVVDDLDALLATRPDLVVECAGHRALSECGEAVLRSGVDLLVVSVGALADPALEQQLRTAARHGGRLLIAAGALSGLDALSTAREAGLDSVSYVGKKAPAAWTNTPAEDMVDLTSITSAVTFLECDARTAALRFPQNANVVAAIALAGLGFERTQVSLVVDPASNGNNHSFVARGAFGEIAMTTRSATLPANPKTSMLAPYSLVQTIKKHAGLIIV; encoded by the coding sequence TTGAAGATCGCCGTGATCGGCTACGGAGCCATCGGAAGGTTCTTGATCGAGCAGCTCGATGCCGTTCCGGATTTCGAGATCGCAGCGGTCTATTCCGTGCCGGCGCCACCCGATCGCGCCGAGCGCGTGGTCGACGATCTCGACGCGCTGCTTGCGACCCGGCCCGACCTGGTGGTCGAATGCGCCGGCCATCGCGCCCTGTCGGAATGCGGCGAGGCCGTTCTTCGCAGCGGCGTCGATCTGTTGGTGGTCTCGGTCGGCGCCCTCGCCGATCCCGCGCTCGAGCAGCAATTACGGACAGCCGCCCGGCACGGGGGCCGCCTGCTGATCGCCGCGGGCGCCTTGAGCGGCCTCGACGCACTCAGCACGGCGCGCGAGGCCGGCCTGGATTCGGTGTCCTATGTCGGCAAGAAGGCGCCAGCGGCTTGGACCAACACGCCCGCGGAAGACATGGTGGACCTGACATCGATCACGTCGGCCGTGACATTCCTCGAATGCGACGCGCGTACAGCCGCGCTCCGCTTCCCACAGAACGCCAACGTGGTCGCGGCCATCGCACTGGCCGGGCTCGGCTTCGAGCGCACGCAGGTGAGCCTCGTCGTCGATCCGGCGTCGAACGGCAACAATCACTCCTTCGTAGCCCGCGGCGCATTCGGCGAGATCGCCATGACGACGCGCTCGGCCACCCTGCCTGCCAATCCCAAGACATCCATGCTGGCGCCCTACAGTCTCGTGCAGACCATCAAGAAGCACGCCGGTTTGATCATCGTTTGA
- a CDS encoding (2Fe-2S)-binding protein, with translation MKTRVEFELNGAPVAAEIEPRLTLGDCIRHELGKTGTHIGCEHGVCGACTIIIDGEAVRSCLTLGVQVAGKSVMTIEGLADGDNLGPLQASFQKHHGLQCGFCTPGFLMTAHALLTREPDADEERIRDVLSGNVCRCTGYLSIVKAVMEARPAYQREQGVGA, from the coding sequence TTGAAAACGCGGGTTGAATTCGAGCTGAACGGCGCGCCGGTCGCCGCCGAAATCGAGCCGAGGCTGACGCTCGGCGACTGCATCCGCCACGAACTCGGCAAGACCGGGACGCATATCGGCTGCGAGCACGGCGTCTGCGGCGCCTGCACCATCATCATCGACGGCGAAGCGGTGCGGTCGTGCTTGACACTCGGCGTGCAGGTCGCTGGCAAATCGGTGATGACGATCGAAGGCCTTGCCGACGGCGACAATCTCGGACCGTTACAGGCCTCGTTCCAGAAGCACCACGGCCTGCAATGCGGCTTCTGCACGCCGGGCTTTCTGATGACCGCGCATGCGCTGCTGACGCGCGAGCCCGACGCCGATGAAGAGCGCATCCGCGATGTGCTGTCCGGCAATGTCTGCCGCTGCACCGGCTATCTGTCGATTGTGAAAGCCGTGATGGAAGCGCGACCGGCCTATCAGCGTGAGCAGGGAGTGGGGGCGTGA
- a CDS encoding xanthine dehydrogenase family protein molybdopterin-binding subunit translates to MNERVPLVGQPIERVEDPKLLRGLGSFVDDVHRDGMLHAAILRSSVAHGVIRRIDVTAARAMPGVHAVYTAEDIGAVPRIPVRLFPNEAMEPFRQPVIADGKVRFVGEPMAIVIADTPALAEDALELIEADIDPLPAVTRFEDEVAHDALLFEAHGSNRVFDYEVSRGEIDDTFETAPYTRRERLYVHRHTGITMETRGVVSEWDAAAGRMTSWGATKVPFANRKILAGMLDLPEEQVVMIEGNAGGSFGVRGEFFPEDFLVPFAARKIGRPVKWIEDRREHLLAVTHSRDVAADLEIACNRDGRILAIRARMQMNIGAYFRTSTTIAPRNVGQFMPGAYRVPRYRADVAVIASNKSPAGTYRGPGRFESDFFRERMFDLTADDLGIDRVEFRRRNLLTPEELPLAFPAIAPNPVVTELDSGAYEKVLDLCLAKAGWADKQHLQGKLVDGRYHGLAVGCFVEGGAAGPRESARMVLESDGTISLYVGSSAVGQGVETILMQIAADAMDLPLKAIRVFHGSTTYVKEGWGSYHSRSTVMGGNAVLLAAAEIKAQLLTAGAGLLQCAEQEVSYQAGRVAAQHGGSVGLKELAAKGIAFEATFHNTKHTYTYGSHVAHVAVDAETGHIEIVDYVAIEDAGRIINPLTLHGQAIGSIVQGLGGTLLEHFVYDDEGQMLSGSLADYLVPLATDYPNIRSSSIEMCPSPNHPLGAKGAGEGGTIPVGGILANAVAAALRDFDVQPKALPLSPDRIWRLVQAAAARPA, encoded by the coding sequence GTGAACGAGCGCGTGCCGCTGGTTGGACAGCCGATCGAGCGTGTCGAGGATCCAAAGCTGCTGCGCGGACTCGGCAGCTTCGTCGACGACGTGCATCGCGACGGCATGCTGCATGCCGCGATTCTGCGCAGCTCGGTCGCGCACGGCGTGATCCGGCGCATCGACGTCACCGCGGCGCGGGCGATGCCGGGCGTGCATGCGGTCTATACCGCCGAGGATATCGGCGCGGTGCCGCGGATTCCGGTGCGGCTGTTTCCCAACGAGGCGATGGAGCCGTTCCGGCAGCCGGTGATCGCCGACGGCAAGGTCCGCTTCGTCGGCGAGCCGATGGCGATCGTGATCGCCGACACACCGGCGCTGGCGGAGGACGCGCTCGAATTGATCGAGGCGGATATCGACCCCCTGCCGGCGGTCACGAGGTTCGAGGACGAGGTCGCGCACGACGCGCTGCTGTTCGAGGCACACGGCTCCAACCGGGTGTTCGACTACGAGGTCAGCCGCGGCGAGATCGACGATACCTTCGAGACCGCGCCCTACACCCGCCGCGAGCGGCTGTACGTGCACCGCCATACCGGTATCACGATGGAGACGCGTGGCGTGGTGTCCGAATGGGACGCCGCCGCAGGCCGGATGACGTCGTGGGGCGCCACCAAGGTCCCGTTCGCCAACCGCAAGATTCTGGCCGGGATGCTCGATCTGCCCGAAGAGCAGGTGGTGATGATCGAGGGTAATGCCGGCGGCAGCTTCGGCGTGCGCGGCGAATTCTTCCCGGAGGATTTCCTGGTCCCGTTCGCCGCGCGCAAAATCGGCAGGCCGGTCAAATGGATCGAGGACCGCCGGGAGCATTTGCTCGCGGTGACCCATTCGCGCGACGTCGCCGCCGACCTCGAAATCGCCTGCAATCGCGACGGCCGCATTCTCGCGATCCGCGCCCGGATGCAGATGAACATCGGCGCGTATTTCCGCACCTCGACAACGATCGCGCCGCGCAATGTCGGGCAGTTCATGCCCGGCGCCTATCGCGTGCCGCGCTATCGCGCCGACGTCGCGGTGATCGCGTCGAACAAATCGCCGGCCGGCACCTATCGCGGTCCGGGGCGATTCGAGTCGGATTTCTTCCGCGAGCGAATGTTCGATCTCACCGCCGATGACCTCGGCATCGATCGCGTCGAATTCCGCCGCCGCAATCTGCTAACGCCGGAGGAACTGCCGCTGGCGTTTCCGGCGATTGCTCCGAACCCGGTCGTCACCGAACTCGACAGCGGTGCCTATGAAAAGGTGCTCGATCTCTGCCTCGCCAAAGCGGGCTGGGCCGACAAGCAGCATCTGCAGGGGAAGCTCGTCGACGGCCGCTATCACGGCCTCGCGGTCGGCTGTTTCGTCGAGGGCGGCGCCGCCGGTCCGCGCGAAAGTGCGCGCATGGTGCTGGAAAGCGACGGCACGATCTCGCTCTATGTCGGCTCTTCGGCGGTCGGGCAGGGCGTCGAGACCATCCTGATGCAGATCGCCGCCGATGCGATGGACCTGCCGCTCAAGGCGATCCGCGTCTTTCACGGCTCGACGACTTATGTGAAGGAAGGCTGGGGATCCTATCACTCGCGTTCCACGGTGATGGGCGGCAACGCCGTGCTGCTCGCCGCAGCGGAGATCAAGGCACAGCTGCTGACGGCCGGCGCCGGCCTGCTGCAATGCGCCGAGCAGGAGGTCAGCTATCAGGCCGGGCGCGTCGCCGCGCAGCACGGCGGGTCGGTCGGGCTGAAGGAACTGGCGGCGAAGGGCATCGCCTTCGAGGCGACGTTTCACAACACCAAGCACACCTACACCTATGGCAGCCACGTCGCGCATGTCGCGGTCGATGCCGAGACCGGACATATCGAGATCGTCGACTACGTCGCCATCGAGGATGCCGGCCGCATCATCAATCCGCTGACGCTGCACGGCCAGGCGATCGGCTCGATCGTGCAGGGGCTCGGCGGCACGCTGCTCGAGCACTTCGTGTACGACGACGAGGGGCAGATGCTGTCGGGCTCGCTGGCCGACTATCTGGTTCCGCTCGCGACCGACTATCCCAACATCCGCTCGTCGTCGATCGAGATGTGTCCGTCGCCGAACCATCCGCTTGGTGCCAAGGGCGCCGGCGAAGGCGGGACGATTCCGGTCGGCGGGATTCTGGCGAATGCGGTCGCGGCGGCGCTGCGCGATTTTGACGTGCAGCCGAAGGCGCTGCCGCTATCTCCGGACCGGATCTGGCGGCTTGTGCAAGCTGCCGCAGCGCGCCCTGCTTAG